The Pelobates fuscus isolate aPelFus1 chromosome 2, aPelFus1.pri, whole genome shotgun sequence genome has a segment encoding these proteins:
- the LOC134587388 gene encoding barrier-to-autointegration factor-like protein isoform X2, giving the protein MSHTSQKHRDFVSEPMGDKPITALAGIGEVLGSKLEEQGFDKAYVLLGQFLMLRKDADDLFKDWLKDCCGANSRQAELCSSCLKEWCASFL; this is encoded by the exons ATGTCGCACACATCTCAGAAGCACAGGGACTTTGTGTCTGAGCCTATGGGTGATAAACCCATCACGGCTCTGGCAGGCATTGGTGAAGTTCTTGGAAGTAAATTAGAAGAGCAAGGCTTCGATAAG GCATATGTGCTTCTGGGACAGTTCCTTATGTTGAGGAAGGATGCAGATGACCTCTTCAAAGACTGGCTGAAAGACTGCTGTGGAGCAAATTCACGTCAAGCTGAGCTGTGTTCTTCCTGTCTGAAGGAGTGGTGTGCATCCTTTCTATGA